The proteins below are encoded in one region of Arenibacter algicola:
- a CDS encoding alkaline phosphatase D family protein — protein MVLKRRKFIQKVGLAIPIIANPFSNIFAQGGKEFIAAEVSVAPSVQFGFDKLNDRIWIGKDFWSVPMEDWEIKNKRLEFKGAMQNARLHLLTYVLKKDQVDFRIKSSLGLLKNNADKGSVGFTVGIKDTTDPKSVKAACYFGEGVSAGISLNGKIFMADNETLLPENFDYNKFDMELEASPKNGGYECTLTVVDNNGLKGELTYNHSGEMEGLVALEQNIQEKVGSTFWSRSLSLEGSKVKHVADNSFGPILWAMYTLSHGTLKLSAQLPPMGDKDSKHVELQFFKNGKWVKEGKMEIDTISFTTIFTVSEWNSDQDIKYRLAYSVDKEKQYYDGVIREEPDDRPLRFGGLTCQEWAGYPYRPLVENLEKSNPDMLYFSGDQLYEGNGGYPIKRQPEDSAILNYFGKWYMFGWAFGNIMRDRPTICTPDDHDVYQGNLWGEGGEGISFEEWEKVRDAHGGLVQTPKMVNVVYRTQCGHLPDAYDPLPLPSGITNWYTQMVYGKVSFAIVSDRLFKSGPEMLRSGEGRIDHLTAPAKPEELDSNDLTFFGNRQMEFLDGWIQDWKGTHMKVLLSQTLFSNVGTHHGPKKQFLFGDLDSGGWPKSKRDEVIRTIRKASAFHINGDQHLPFMVQYSVDEVRDGGWTFCTPAISTGYPRWGQPDSVNVPFTDRPAHGLPNTGCYRDGFGNINYIYAVGNPTDDFDLEKNRYLRAQKKASGFGIVTFDTGARTIKMEAIRFLADLDVESDENTYPGWPLTIGQDDNDGRRAFGYLPRLHFKESDQVVKIINEETNEMVKSLRVKGNEYIPPVYSLAKHTLVIGEGKNEKVIKSVEISTDPKQVMEV, from the coding sequence ATGGTATTAAAAAGAAGAAAATTTATACAAAAAGTAGGGTTGGCAATTCCAATAATTGCCAACCCTTTCTCAAATATATTTGCACAAGGTGGAAAAGAATTTATAGCAGCAGAGGTTTCCGTTGCACCTTCCGTTCAATTTGGGTTTGATAAACTAAACGATAGGATCTGGATCGGAAAAGATTTCTGGAGTGTTCCCATGGAAGACTGGGAAATTAAAAACAAACGACTGGAGTTTAAAGGGGCTATGCAAAACGCCCGTTTACATCTACTGACCTATGTGCTTAAAAAGGACCAGGTAGATTTTCGGATCAAAAGCAGTCTAGGTCTCCTGAAAAACAATGCAGATAAAGGTTCCGTCGGATTTACCGTGGGCATAAAGGATACTACGGATCCCAAAAGTGTAAAAGCGGCCTGTTATTTTGGGGAAGGTGTATCAGCAGGTATTTCTTTGAACGGCAAAATATTTATGGCCGACAATGAAACTCTGCTTCCCGAAAATTTTGATTATAACAAATTTGACATGGAGTTGGAGGCCTCACCAAAAAATGGGGGTTATGAGTGCACCTTGACGGTGGTGGACAACAACGGTCTAAAAGGGGAATTGACTTATAATCACTCCGGAGAAATGGAAGGTTTGGTAGCCTTGGAGCAAAACATCCAAGAAAAGGTTGGGAGTACATTTTGGTCCCGATCATTAAGCTTGGAAGGTAGTAAAGTAAAACATGTTGCCGACAACAGTTTTGGGCCCATCCTTTGGGCAATGTATACCCTTTCTCATGGGACTTTAAAATTATCTGCCCAATTACCTCCAATGGGGGATAAGGATTCCAAGCATGTGGAACTGCAATTTTTTAAGAATGGCAAATGGGTGAAGGAAGGTAAAATGGAAATTGATACCATATCATTTACCACCATTTTCACTGTCAGCGAATGGAATTCGGATCAGGATATTAAATATCGCCTGGCGTATTCCGTGGATAAGGAAAAGCAATACTACGATGGGGTAATCAGGGAAGAGCCGGACGACAGACCGCTGCGATTTGGGGGGCTTACCTGTCAGGAATGGGCAGGATATCCTTATCGGCCTTTGGTGGAAAACCTGGAAAAATCCAACCCTGATATGCTGTATTTTTCCGGAGATCAGTTGTACGAGGGCAATGGTGGATATCCCATTAAAAGACAACCAGAGGATAGCGCTATATTGAACTATTTTGGTAAGTGGTATATGTTTGGTTGGGCTTTTGGCAATATTATGCGGGACAGACCAACCATTTGTACCCCTGATGATCACGATGTTTACCAAGGCAATTTATGGGGAGAAGGAGGCGAAGGTATTTCTTTTGAAGAATGGGAAAAAGTAAGGGACGCCCATGGGGGACTTGTGCAGACCCCGAAAATGGTAAATGTGGTTTACCGCACCCAATGTGGTCATCTCCCTGATGCCTATGATCCATTGCCCCTGCCATCCGGAATTACCAATTGGTATACCCAAATGGTTTATGGAAAGGTCAGTTTCGCTATTGTAAGTGACCGGCTTTTTAAATCTGGTCCGGAGATGCTTAGGAGTGGAGAAGGTAGGATAGATCATCTTACTGCACCGGCAAAACCAGAGGAACTTGATTCCAATGACCTGACCTTTTTTGGAAATCGACAAATGGAGTTTTTGGATGGCTGGATCCAAGATTGGAAGGGAACCCATATGAAGGTACTGTTAAGTCAGACTTTATTTTCCAACGTAGGTACCCATCATGGCCCTAAAAAGCAATTTTTATTCGGCGATTTGGACTCGGGAGGTTGGCCTAAATCCAAAAGGGATGAGGTAATACGGACAATTAGGAAGGCCAGTGCCTTTCATATCAACGGAGATCAACATCTGCCTTTTATGGTGCAATATAGTGTGGATGAAGTGCGGGATGGGGGCTGGACCTTCTGTACCCCGGCTATTTCAACGGGCTATCCAAGATGGGGACAGCCAGATTCGGTCAACGTACCTTTCACGGATAGACCGGCACATGGTTTGCCCAATACGGGTTGTTATCGTGATGGTTTTGGAAATATTAATTATATCTATGCCGTTGGGAATCCGACCGATGATTTTGACCTAGAGAAAAATAGATACTTAAGGGCTCAGAAAAAGGCATCCGGTTTTGGGATAGTTACTTTTGATACCGGAGCTAGGACAATAAAAATGGAAGCGATTCGGTTTTTGGCGGACCTTGATGTGGAATCGGATGAAAACACTTACCCAGGTTGGCCATTGACCATTGGCCAAGATGATAACGATGGCAGAAGGGCATTCGGCTACCTTCCCAGATTACATTTTAAGGAATCCGACCAGGTTGTTAAGATCATTAATGAAGAGACCAACGAAATGGTGAAATCCTTAAGAGTAAAGGGCAATGAATATATTCCTCCTGTTTACTCTTTGGCCAAGCACACCTTGGTTATAGGGGAAGGGAAAAATGAAAAAGTTATTAAATCGGTTGAAATAAGTACGGACCCTAAACAAGTTATGGAGGTTTAG
- a CDS encoding sulfatase family protein, protein MKIIRKNLFQTALVVLLMVGCKSKAEKEVAVVEDSKKPNIVFIYMDDLGYGDMSAYGATEISTPNMDALAMGGVQFTNGYASSATCTPSRYAILTGRYPWRNKDAKILPGTAPLIIDTAQMTVPKMLQGEGYATGIVGKWHLGLGNGMVNWNERVSPGPNEVGFDYSYILAATQDRVPTVYIADGYVDGLDPKDPIEVSYDKNFEGEPTGLDNPELTTMKWHHGHNNSIVNGVPRIGFMKGGEVAKWSDVDMADHFLAKAQEYVKEHKNEPFFLYYALQQPHVPRTPHPRFVGKSGMGPRGDVILEADWMIGEFMKTLEDEGILENTLIVFSSDNGPVVNDGYYDDSEEKLGNHTPAGILRGGKYSLFDAGTRVPFITYWKGTIAPGKSDALVCQLDLLTSMAALVGSDKTGEDSENLLDAFLGKSTEGREELVLEATSRTAFRKGNWAMIPPYKGAAINKQVNIELGNAEEYQLYDLEKDPSQKENLAKSNPEKLQELVADFEKIRGNGNEGVQELELK, encoded by the coding sequence ATGAAAATTATTAGAAAGAATTTGTTTCAAACCGCTTTGGTTGTTTTGCTTATGGTAGGATGCAAATCCAAGGCAGAAAAAGAGGTCGCCGTTGTAGAGGATTCAAAAAAACCGAACATTGTATTTATTTATATGGATGATCTGGGTTATGGGGATATGAGTGCCTATGGCGCAACCGAGATCAGTACGCCAAATATGGATGCCCTGGCAATGGGCGGAGTGCAGTTTACCAACGGTTATGCCTCCTCTGCCACCTGTACCCCCAGTAGGTATGCCATACTAACGGGTAGGTATCCTTGGCGTAACAAGGATGCTAAAATATTGCCGGGAACAGCTCCTTTGATAATAGACACGGCACAAATGACTGTGCCCAAAATGTTGCAGGGAGAAGGATATGCCACAGGTATAGTGGGGAAATGGCACTTGGGTCTAGGTAATGGCATGGTTAATTGGAATGAAAGGGTATCCCCTGGTCCCAATGAAGTAGGTTTTGATTATTCCTATATATTGGCTGCAACCCAGGATAGGGTGCCAACAGTGTATATTGCCGATGGGTACGTAGATGGGTTGGATCCTAAGGACCCAATAGAAGTTAGCTACGATAAAAATTTTGAAGGTGAACCTACGGGATTGGACAATCCTGAACTAACTACCATGAAATGGCATCATGGCCACAATAACAGTATAGTGAACGGAGTGCCGCGAATAGGCTTTATGAAAGGCGGGGAGGTTGCCAAATGGAGCGATGTGGATATGGCCGACCATTTTTTGGCCAAGGCCCAAGAGTATGTAAAAGAACATAAAAACGAACCATTTTTTCTTTATTACGCACTACAACAGCCACATGTACCACGTACTCCGCATCCACGTTTTGTCGGAAAATCCGGTATGGGCCCAAGAGGGGACGTTATTTTGGAAGCCGATTGGATGATAGGGGAGTTTATGAAGACTTTGGAAGACGAAGGAATCCTTGAGAATACCTTGATCGTCTTTTCCAGTGATAACGGTCCTGTTGTGAATGATGGCTACTATGACGACTCTGAGGAAAAACTGGGCAATCATACCCCTGCAGGAATTTTAAGGGGAGGTAAATATAGTTTGTTCGATGCTGGTACAAGGGTTCCTTTTATCACCTATTGGAAGGGTACTATAGCCCCAGGCAAGTCGGATGCCTTGGTATGTCAACTAGACCTGCTCACCTCCATGGCGGCCTTGGTCGGAAGCGATAAAACTGGGGAGGACAGTGAGAATCTTTTGGATGCTTTTCTAGGCAAGTCTACAGAAGGAAGGGAAGAGTTGGTTTTGGAAGCAACTTCTAGAACAGCCTTTAGGAAGGGCAATTGGGCTATGATTCCACCTTACAAGGGAGCGGCGATAAACAAACAGGTAAATATTGAGTTGGGCAATGCTGAGGAATATCAACTTTATGATTTGGAGAAAGATCCTAGTCAAAAGGAGAATTTGGCGAAGTCCAATCCGGAAAAACTTCAGGAATTGGTTGCCGATTTTGAAAAAATTAGAGGTAACGGGAATGAGGGTGTCCAAGAATTGGAGTTGAAGTAA
- a CDS encoding sulfatase family protein — protein MKSPSFYPLLIGTLFFALLINAQATGERPNILFCIADDASMKSFGAYGDTFVNTPSIDSIARDGVVFNNAYNGNPKCSPARACILTGKYSWQLKEAADHNGRFPSEFRTYPQLLEEVGYDVGFTGKGWGPGVYDTADNPAGPEYSSLKLIPPYKAISDVDYAANFEYFLNKKDPNTPFCFWLGTKEPHRAYELDSWKKAGRQLKEASVPPFYPDNDIVRGDLLDYANEVEWYDTQVGRAIKILNDKGLLENTLVVVTSDHGMPFPRVKGQIYEEGFHIPLIVYWKGKILPGRRVNDFVSFSDLAPTFMEVVGAEPHPQMTGGSLVKQLLSTKSGQIDPTRDHVLLGKERHDVGRANEDGTDLAYPVRAIRNDSMLYVHNIKPERWPVGNPEYGFLNTDDSPTKSYLTNLKQGDREYFFFEMNFDKRPEHELYNIQKDPHCITNLANLPEYAVQIKELRFQMESELRAQGDPRTLGNGDVFDNYIYYGKRLDYSTGQRINAIKYTKQGTD, from the coding sequence ATGAAATCACCAAGCTTTTACCCATTGTTAATTGGAACCTTGTTCTTTGCCCTCTTAATCAATGCCCAAGCAACAGGTGAAAGACCCAATATACTTTTTTGCATTGCAGATGATGCCTCCATGAAGAGTTTTGGGGCATATGGCGATACCTTTGTCAATACACCATCAATCGATAGCATTGCTAGGGACGGAGTTGTGTTTAACAATGCCTATAACGGCAATCCAAAATGTTCACCGGCCAGGGCATGTATCCTTACGGGGAAATATAGCTGGCAGCTCAAGGAAGCAGCCGACCACAATGGTCGTTTTCCTTCCGAGTTTAGGACGTATCCCCAATTACTGGAAGAGGTGGGGTACGATGTTGGTTTTACTGGCAAGGGATGGGGGCCAGGGGTGTACGATACTGCAGACAATCCCGCTGGTCCGGAATACAGCAGTTTAAAACTAATACCTCCTTATAAGGCTATCAGTGATGTAGACTATGCTGCAAATTTTGAATATTTTTTGAATAAAAAGGACCCAAATACCCCATTCTGCTTCTGGTTGGGGACCAAGGAACCCCATAGGGCATATGAACTGGATTCATGGAAAAAAGCAGGGCGACAATTGAAGGAAGCTTCTGTGCCTCCCTTTTATCCGGACAACGACATTGTTCGTGGAGACTTATTGGATTATGCCAATGAGGTGGAATGGTACGATACCCAAGTGGGCCGGGCAATTAAAATATTGAATGATAAAGGTTTGTTGGAGAATACCTTGGTAGTGGTAACTTCAGATCACGGGATGCCTTTCCCTAGGGTAAAAGGTCAAATTTATGAAGAGGGTTTTCATATTCCCTTGATTGTTTATTGGAAGGGTAAAATACTTCCTGGGCGTAGGGTGAACGATTTTGTAAGTTTTTCAGATTTGGCACCTACTTTTATGGAGGTAGTTGGGGCTGAACCACATCCTCAAATGACCGGAGGAAGTCTTGTGAAACAATTGCTTTCCACAAAATCGGGACAAATAGACCCGACCCGAGACCATGTTCTGTTGGGGAAGGAACGTCATGATGTTGGCAGAGCCAATGAGGATGGGACCGATTTGGCATATCCTGTCCGTGCCATTCGCAATGATTCCATGCTTTATGTCCACAATATAAAACCGGAAAGATGGCCGGTTGGCAATCCTGAGTACGGGTTTTTAAACACGGACGATTCCCCAACAAAAAGTTATCTTACCAACTTAAAACAGGGAGATAGGGAATATTTCTTTTTTGAAATGAATTTTGATAAAAGACCGGAACATGAGCTGTACAACATTCAAAAGGACCCACATTGCATAACAAACTTGGCTAATCTTCCAGAGTATGCTGTTCAAATTAAAGAACTCCGTTTTCAAATGGAATCAGAGCTTAGAGCGCAGGGCGATCCCCGCACCTTGGGCAATGGGGATGTTTTTGACAATTATATCTATTACGGAAAGAGATTGGATTATAGTACGGGCCAGCGCATAAACGCAATTAAATATACAAAGCAGGGAACCGACTAG
- a CDS encoding sulfatase family protein has protein sequence MKYLNIKLSMFLLLGFYSFGQKAENDRPNIVIIYADDMGYGDLHVQNPHSKIPTPNLDQLASEGMRFTDAHSSSGICSPSRYALLTGTYHWRRQFGIVGSFGEPFFNESDVTLPQVLKYNGYQTACIGKWHLGWNWNFKNEPSGEVAQWGGIRKFYQPEDIDWSGPITGGPLDRGFDYYFGDGTINFPPYAWMENDRFVRLPESVMDVHNVGFDIEEGEWEFRPGPKVEGWNPYEVLPTLTKKTVEWIGKQDSNKPFFLYFALPSPHAPIIPNDEFKGKSSAGPYGDFVYQTDWVAGQVLKALKEKGLEENTIVIFSADNGPEKYAFERAQKYDHFSMGEFRGLKRDVWEGGHHVPFIVKWPNHIKPGTVSKEVISQVDIMATLASITNTGLPTNAAPDSYNLTPLLKGKAYSSPLREATVHNTYEKIWALRQGKWLYINGPSGEHSKMPESFKELRGYTDFESAGLLFDMEIDAEQKNNLYDKYPEIIKGMQGVLERYQRQGYSVESRQ, from the coding sequence ATGAAATATTTGAATATAAAGCTAAGTATGTTTTTGTTGTTGGGCTTTTACTCATTTGGGCAAAAAGCAGAAAACGACAGACCCAATATTGTAATTATTTATGCAGATGACATGGGATATGGGGACCTTCATGTCCAAAACCCCCATTCCAAGATACCCACTCCAAATTTGGACCAATTGGCTTCTGAAGGTATGCGTTTTACTGATGCCCACAGCTCTTCCGGGATTTGTTCCCCCAGTAGATATGCCCTTCTTACGGGCACCTATCATTGGAGGAGGCAATTCGGTATTGTAGGGTCTTTTGGGGAACCTTTTTTTAATGAAAGTGATGTTACCCTGCCCCAAGTGCTTAAATACAACGGATATCAAACCGCTTGTATTGGTAAATGGCATTTGGGATGGAATTGGAATTTTAAAAATGAACCCTCTGGGGAGGTAGCGCAATGGGGAGGGATACGGAAATTTTATCAACCGGAGGATATAGACTGGAGTGGACCTATAACTGGTGGACCGTTGGATAGGGGATTTGATTATTATTTTGGTGATGGGACCATTAATTTCCCTCCCTATGCCTGGATGGAAAATGACCGATTTGTACGGTTGCCGGAAAGTGTTATGGATGTTCATAATGTGGGCTTCGATATCGAGGAAGGGGAATGGGAATTTAGACCTGGGCCCAAGGTGGAAGGTTGGAACCCTTATGAGGTTTTGCCAACGCTTACCAAAAAAACAGTGGAATGGATAGGAAAACAGGATAGTAATAAGCCTTTCTTTTTGTATTTCGCCCTTCCTTCTCCACATGCCCCTATAATTCCAAACGATGAATTTAAAGGGAAGTCTTCGGCGGGACCCTATGGAGATTTTGTTTATCAAACGGACTGGGTAGCGGGTCAAGTTCTCAAGGCATTAAAAGAAAAAGGATTGGAAGAGAATACCATAGTTATTTTTAGTGCCGATAACGGACCGGAAAAGTATGCCTTTGAAAGGGCCCAAAAATATGATCATTTTAGTATGGGCGAATTTAGGGGACTAAAACGGGATGTCTGGGAGGGCGGTCACCATGTTCCCTTTATTGTAAAATGGCCAAATCACATTAAGCCTGGGACAGTTTCCAAGGAAGTAATATCCCAGGTAGATATCATGGCAACATTGGCATCCATTACCAATACAGGCTTACCCACAAATGCGGCACCCGATAGTTATAATTTAACCCCGCTTTTAAAAGGCAAGGCCTATAGTTCCCCCTTGCGAGAGGCCACGGTACATAATACCTACGAGAAAATCTGGGCCTTGCGTCAGGGTAAATGGCTATATATAAACGGTCCTTCTGGAGAACATTCCAAAATGCCCGAAAGTTTTAAGGAGCTTAGAGGTTACACGGATTTTGAATCGGCTGGATTACTATTCGATATGGAAATTGATGCCGAACAGAAAAATAACCTCTATGATAAATATCCCGAAATTATTAAGGGTATGCAGGGTGTTTTGGAAAGGTACCAACGGCAAGGGTATTCCGTTGAATCCAGACAATAG
- a CDS encoding sulfatase family protein, with product MKPRLAISMSIIVMLFSSCADNKEAMVTTQTLITRPNIILFVADDHGTDALGSYGNNVIKTPHLDQLATEGVRFNNAYCTTASCAASRSVILTGLFGHATGSYGHVHDYHHFSTYDKVKSLPVLLEKEGYATARIGKYHVAPESVYHFQEELKANPRNTVEMAEECKDVLASEKPFFLYFCTDDPHRAASTNPGQWDAPNSFGNKVDGYAGVETITYDPEEVIVPDFLPDTKESREEIAQYYQSVSRIDQGFGRLMQMLKESGKADNTIVIYISDNGMAFPGAKTTLYEPGMKLPCIIKDPFSKLKNTTSDAMISWVDLTPTILDMAKVEIKENSFHGRSFKDVLNVKEPEGWDQIYASHTFHEITMYYPMRVVRDKNYKLIRNIAWRLEYPFASDLWAASTWQEVHRNQKEFYGKRKVQDYLFHPEFELFDLEKDPDEILNLANDPDYKEVVDEMIKKMKAFQIQTRDPWLITWDHDDSLQGTGVNL from the coding sequence ATGAAACCTAGACTAGCCATTAGTATGTCCATTATTGTGATGTTGTTCAGTTCCTGCGCGGACAATAAAGAGGCAATGGTAACAACACAGACCTTAATAACTAGACCAAATATTATTCTTTTTGTTGCCGATGACCATGGAACGGATGCTTTGGGTTCTTATGGGAATAATGTAATTAAAACCCCTCACCTAGATCAATTGGCTACCGAAGGGGTGCGTTTCAACAATGCCTATTGTACCACTGCCAGTTGTGCCGCCAGCAGGTCGGTAATTCTTACCGGACTGTTCGGCCACGCCACTGGGTCTTATGGGCATGTGCATGATTATCATCATTTTAGCACCTATGACAAAGTAAAATCATTACCTGTATTGCTGGAGAAAGAAGGATATGCCACAGCAAGAATAGGCAAGTACCACGTAGCTCCCGAATCGGTGTACCATTTTCAGGAGGAGTTAAAGGCCAACCCAAGAAACACTGTGGAAATGGCAGAAGAATGTAAAGATGTATTGGCTTCGGAAAAGCCATTTTTTCTTTATTTCTGTACAGATGATCCCCATCGCGCAGCTTCGACCAACCCAGGGCAGTGGGATGCCCCAAATAGTTTCGGAAATAAGGTGGATGGATATGCCGGAGTAGAAACTATAACCTACGATCCCGAAGAGGTTATTGTACCCGATTTTTTACCGGATACCAAGGAAAGCAGGGAAGAAATTGCGCAATACTATCAAAGTGTTTCCAGGATAGATCAAGGTTTTGGTAGGTTGATGCAGATGCTCAAGGAGTCGGGCAAGGCAGACAACACAATTGTTATTTATATATCGGACAATGGAATGGCTTTTCCGGGAGCAAAGACCACCCTTTATGAACCGGGCATGAAATTGCCATGTATCATAAAAGATCCCTTTTCAAAATTGAAGAACACTACATCCGATGCTATGATTTCATGGGTAGACCTAACGCCGACCATTTTGGACATGGCGAAAGTGGAAATAAAGGAAAATTCGTTTCATGGGCGTTCTTTCAAAGATGTTTTGAACGTAAAGGAACCCGAAGGATGGGATCAAATATATGCCTCCCATACCTTTCATGAAATTACTATGTATTACCCCATGCGTGTGGTTCGCGACAAGAATTACAAGCTGATCAGAAACATAGCATGGCGCTTGGAATACCCCTTCGCTTCAGACCTGTGGGCGGCATCAACCTGGCAGGAAGTACATAGAAACCAAAAGGAGTTTTATGGAAAAAGAAAGGTGCAGGATTACCTATTTCACCCCGAATTTGAATTATTCGATTTGGAAAAAGATCCAGATGAAATCTTGAACTTGGCCAATGACCCGGATTATAAGGAAGTAGTGGATGAAATGATCAAAAAAATGAAGGCCTTTCAAATCCAAACTCGGGATCCTTGGTTGATTACTTGGGACCATGACGATTCGTTGCAGGGAACAGGTGTTAATTTATAG
- a CDS encoding phosphatase PAP2 family protein, translating into MKVIVFGLVLFLSIHKMDAQSQVKDTVTTWEMLGYDGASAFGGLKYAYSRPFHWEKKDFLTAGAIVLGTAALFTFDEESSDWFQGQEEDVPGVLKETGYYLGKPLYNYSINGGVYLIGLFTKNEKWRKTGVLLISSATTVGLIQTVSKTLVGRARPIANVGKASFEPFSKEAAYHSFPSGHTILAFTTFYAIGKQFKNPWAKGGFYTLGLLSPVTRLWSGAHWLTDVALSMAVSVVVVDSIDKYLNKERYPGIDSKNKISWSLQMGPSSIGLRGSF; encoded by the coding sequence ATGAAAGTAATTGTATTTGGTCTAGTCCTTTTTTTATCTATTCATAAAATGGACGCCCAATCCCAAGTAAAGGACACGGTCACTACTTGGGAAATGCTGGGTTATGATGGGGCAAGCGCCTTTGGTGGGTTAAAGTATGCCTACTCTCGGCCGTTTCATTGGGAGAAAAAAGATTTTCTAACGGCAGGGGCCATAGTCTTGGGAACTGCTGCGTTATTTACTTTTGACGAGGAAAGTTCCGACTGGTTTCAGGGGCAGGAAGAAGACGTTCCGGGAGTTCTTAAGGAAACAGGCTATTATCTTGGAAAACCGCTTTACAACTACTCCATTAACGGAGGGGTGTATTTAATAGGGCTTTTTACTAAGAATGAAAAATGGAGAAAAACAGGGGTGCTCTTAATTTCATCGGCCACTACGGTGGGATTGATACAGACCGTTAGCAAAACTTTGGTGGGGAGAGCCAGGCCCATTGCCAATGTAGGTAAGGCAAGTTTTGAACCTTTTAGTAAGGAGGCTGCCTATCACAGTTTTCCCTCGGGTCACACCATATTGGCATTTACCACCTTTTATGCCATAGGCAAGCAGTTTAAAAACCCTTGGGCCAAAGGCGGGTTTTATACTTTGGGTCTACTTTCCCCGGTAACCAGACTTTGGAGTGGAGCACATTGGTTGACCGATGTGGCACTGAGTATGGCGGTAAGCGTTGTGGTGGTCGATTCCATAGACAAATATCTTAATAAGGAAAGATATCCAGGGATCGATTCTAAGAACAAAATTAGCTGGAGCCTTCAAATGGGGCCAAGCAGTATTGGTTTAAGGGGCTCCTTCTGA
- a CDS encoding lipid-binding SYLF domain-containing protein, whose amino-acid sequence MKKLKFTIILLAVMSTAVAISQTRKDKKILNDAAKAKKTLLKAHSGLQSLFDDSAGYVIFPNVGKGGLVVGGASGNGAVYEDGNVIGLAGLKKLNIGLQAGGQAIIEVIFFEDAEALNEFKQGNFSFAAEVSAVALKSGIALNAKYKDGVAVFVLPKAGLMADASVGGQKFSFRAF is encoded by the coding sequence ATGAAAAAATTAAAATTTACTATAATTTTGTTGGCGGTAATGTCAACGGCCGTAGCAATATCACAGACAAGAAAGGATAAAAAAATTCTGAACGATGCTGCCAAGGCAAAAAAGACCTTGCTAAAGGCCCATTCCGGGTTACAAAGCTTATTTGATGATTCTGCTGGATATGTAATTTTTCCAAACGTTGGCAAAGGTGGACTTGTGGTAGGCGGAGCTTCAGGAAATGGAGCCGTTTATGAAGATGGAAATGTTATTGGCCTAGCTGGACTTAAAAAATTAAATATTGGGTTGCAGGCAGGTGGGCAGGCAATAATAGAGGTCATTTTTTTTGAAGATGCTGAGGCGCTTAACGAATTTAAACAAGGCAATTTTAGCTTTGCAGCAGAGGTGTCGGCGGTTGCGCTAAAGTCTGGAATAGCCTTGAACGCCAAATATAAGGATGGTGTTGCCGTGTTTGTTTTACCTAAAGCAGGTCTAATGGCCGATGCTTCGGTAGGAGGACAAAAATTTAGTTTTAGAGCATTTTAG
- a CDS encoding lysophospholipid acyltransferase family protein translates to MKYLSRVKFLPFYAVSILPMGVLYVLSDMMYFLVYRVVGYRKKLVFNNLRNSFPSKSEEEIGQIARDFYRHFCDIVLESFKRLTIGEKEIKKRLLIKNPELIQEYVNDQRSILMYTGHQGNWEWLVFLPLMFPYSSNTFYKPIKNRYFDELFKNMRERFGVNCVESDKGFRTIIDNHQRKVLTLNCMIGDQSPTKKSSKYWYNFLNQETAFFIGADKIAKKTDQVVLFPFFKKLRRGYYELEFKIIEDHPQIRDNFEILEKYTQQLEQAIMSAPELWLWSHRRWKLKRENEASLPELEYASK, encoded by the coding sequence ATGAAATACCTTTCAAGAGTTAAATTTCTGCCCTTCTATGCAGTTTCCATATTACCAATGGGGGTACTTTATGTTCTCTCGGATATGATGTATTTCTTGGTATACCGGGTAGTGGGATATCGTAAAAAGTTGGTTTTCAATAACCTTAGAAATTCATTTCCTTCCAAGAGTGAAGAGGAAATAGGGCAGATTGCCAGGGATTTTTATAGGCATTTCTGTGATATTGTTTTGGAATCGTTTAAAAGGTTGACGATAGGGGAGAAGGAAATAAAAAAACGCTTGCTCATCAAGAATCCGGAGTTGATCCAAGAGTATGTAAATGACCAACGAAGTATTCTCATGTACACAGGGCATCAAGGCAATTGGGAATGGTTGGTTTTTTTGCCTTTAATGTTTCCCTATAGTTCCAATACATTTTATAAACCTATTAAAAACAGATATTTTGATGAGCTGTTCAAAAATATGCGAGAACGTTTTGGTGTAAATTGTGTGGAATCGGACAAGGGTTTTAGGACCATTATAGATAATCATCAAAGGAAAGTACTTACCCTAAATTGTATGATCGGCGATCAAAGTCCAACTAAAAAGAGTTCCAAATACTGGTATAATTTTCTAAATCAGGAAACAGCATTTTTTATAGGTGCCGATAAGATAGCCAAGAAAACCGATCAGGTAGTTTTATTTCCATTTTTCAAAAAATTGCGGAGAGGTTATTACGAATTGGAGTTTAAGATCATTGAAGATCACCCACAAATAAGGGACAATTTTGAGATATTGGAAAAATATACCCAACAATTGGAACAGGCCATTATGAGTGCCCCGGAATTATGGTTGTGGAGCCATAGACGATGGAAGCTAAAAAGGGAAAATGAAGCCTCTTTGCCGGAATTGGAATATGCTTCCAAATAG